In Dehalococcoidia bacterium, one genomic interval encodes:
- a CDS encoding type II toxin-antitoxin system HicA family toxin: protein MPRLHTANPGEVIRVLERLGFSKVRQTGSHGFFRHPDGRTTVVPIHQGRDLGRGLFRKILDDAGITAEEFERIR, encoded by the coding sequence TTGCCTAGGCTGCACACCGCGAATCCGGGAGAGGTTATCCGCGTCTTGGAGCGACTCGGGTTTTCCAAGGTTCGGCAGACGGGCAGTCATGGCTTCTTCCGGCATCCCGACGGCCGCACAACCGTTGTACCAATACACCAGGGCCGGGACTTGGGTAGAGGCCTCTTCCGCAAGATATTGGACGACGCGGGTATCACCGCCGAGGAGTTCGAGCGGATACGGTAG
- a CDS encoding type II toxin-antitoxin system HicB family antitoxin, which produces MADYKFTVVVERDEDGVFVVSVPALPGCHTQGETYKKALENVRDAIRLYIDALRDLGEPIPVEVGIEKVRVVA; this is translated from the coding sequence GTGGCGGACTACAAGTTCACGGTCGTGGTGGAGCGGGACGAGGATGGGGTGTTCGTCGTTTCCGTGCCCGCCCTCCCCGGATGCCATACCCAGGGCGAGACGTACAAGAAAGCCCTGGAGAATGTGCGGGACGCGATCCGATTGTACATTGACGCGCTCCGAGACCTTGGAGAGCCGATACCCGTTGAGGTGGGGATAGAGAAGGTCCGCGTAGTTGCCTAG